A portion of the Mycobacterium paraseoulense genome contains these proteins:
- a CDS encoding CaiB/BaiF CoA transferase family protein: MSALTGFRVIELAGSVAGEYCGKLLADFGAEIIKVEAPECGSPTRAMAPIVAGGSDGSGLFAYLNTNKRSVVLDLGSDDGLETAHQLIGTADAVIDDRAFNWATDRSSRHPDVVWCSISPFGQDAPAEYGNAKSINVFHASGWGYHTPSHPDPTKPPLQGPGRFLPDYEAGLEAALCVTASLFGRLHNCHGESIDVSAHAVLASRADCIIGRFITGEVTPDGDRADYDQAGPAAFFACADGFVYLYMTSRAHWRGLRELLGQADWLDAFEDDWLEFSVTAEKVAAFRRGFAAWIRDLAKNEASDRAQRLGVPLVPVNGAADLHDSPQYRHRGFFQQVTHPVLGDAAYPTVPYLFSASPARITAAAPTLGEHTGRVLETIGCRRRRPRAKSAQLKPPRDRRGGPLEGVRVVELTKVWAGPYAGKLLAMLGAEVIKVETAGSPEEMRAYGGTDVNHAPYFLSINPEILSVDLDIKSAEGMARLRELIARSDIVINNLRPGAMERQGLDYARLEEIKPDVISVSIKMWGNDGPLGHQTGYAPCFAALAGLAPLVGYPGGPPLGTSMRYGDSTVGAAAAYAAVVALLHRELTGAGQFVDLSAVETLSSMIGDCLLEEALTGRQLAPNGNHHPDLCPHGCYPCADGAWIAIAVAGDPQWRGMCDVLGAGALARERRYATMGERRRHAESLDADLSRLTRSQDAEHLAHRLRAAGVPAVKSATALDVIGDQRLWDRGLYRFVSDHREGQRPIVGPSWRMARDPARIARGAPDLGEHTEYVLQEILGA, encoded by the coding sequence ATGTCCGCGCTGACGGGCTTCAGGGTTATCGAGCTGGCCGGGTCGGTGGCGGGGGAGTATTGCGGAAAACTGTTGGCCGACTTCGGCGCCGAGATCATCAAGGTCGAGGCGCCGGAGTGCGGCAGCCCGACCCGGGCGATGGCGCCCATCGTGGCCGGCGGGAGCGACGGTAGTGGGCTTTTCGCGTACCTCAACACCAACAAGCGGTCCGTCGTGCTGGACCTCGGCTCGGACGACGGCCTCGAGACCGCCCACCAGCTCATCGGCACCGCGGACGCGGTCATCGACGACCGTGCCTTCAATTGGGCCACCGACCGGTCGTCGCGGCACCCGGATGTGGTGTGGTGCTCGATCTCGCCGTTCGGCCAGGACGCGCCCGCCGAGTACGGCAATGCCAAGAGCATCAACGTCTTTCATGCCAGCGGCTGGGGGTACCACACGCCCAGCCACCCTGACCCCACCAAGCCGCCGCTGCAGGGGCCTGGCCGGTTCCTGCCCGACTACGAAGCGGGGCTGGAAGCCGCGCTCTGCGTGACGGCCTCGCTTTTCGGGCGCCTGCACAACTGCCACGGCGAGTCCATCGACGTTTCCGCACACGCGGTGCTGGCCTCCCGCGCCGACTGCATCATCGGGCGATTCATTACCGGGGAGGTGACGCCCGACGGCGACCGCGCCGACTACGACCAGGCCGGCCCCGCGGCGTTTTTCGCGTGCGCCGACGGTTTCGTTTACCTCTACATGACCAGCCGCGCCCACTGGCGCGGGCTGAGAGAACTGCTGGGTCAGGCGGACTGGCTGGACGCCTTCGAGGACGACTGGCTGGAGTTCTCCGTCACCGCGGAAAAGGTCGCCGCATTCCGGCGGGGCTTCGCGGCCTGGATCCGCGACCTTGCCAAGAACGAAGCATCCGACCGGGCCCAGCGCCTGGGTGTGCCGCTGGTGCCGGTGAACGGCGCCGCGGACCTGCATGATTCGCCGCAGTACCGCCACCGGGGATTCTTCCAGCAGGTGACGCACCCGGTGCTGGGCGACGCCGCATATCCGACCGTGCCGTACTTGTTCAGCGCGTCACCGGCCCGAATCACCGCAGCCGCGCCCACTCTCGGCGAGCACACCGGACGGGTGCTGGAAACCATCGGCTGCCGGCGCCGGCGGCCGCGGGCCAAATCCGCACAACTCAAGCCGCCCAGGGATCGGCGCGGTGGGCCGCTGGAGGGGGTGCGGGTCGTCGAGCTCACCAAAGTGTGGGCCGGCCCGTACGCGGGCAAGCTGCTGGCGATGCTGGGCGCCGAGGTCATCAAGGTCGAAACCGCGGGCAGCCCCGAGGAGATGCGCGCCTACGGCGGCACCGACGTCAACCACGCGCCGTACTTCCTGAGCATCAATCCGGAAATTCTCAGTGTGGACCTCGATATCAAGTCCGCCGAGGGCATGGCGCGGTTGCGCGAGCTGATCGCCCGTAGCGACATCGTGATCAACAACCTGCGCCCGGGCGCGATGGAGCGCCAGGGCCTGGACTACGCGCGGCTCGAGGAGATCAAGCCGGACGTCATCTCGGTGTCGATCAAGATGTGGGGCAACGACGGACCGCTGGGCCATCAGACCGGTTACGCGCCATGCTTCGCCGCACTCGCCGGGCTCGCCCCGCTGGTGGGCTACCCCGGCGGGCCGCCGCTCGGGACGAGCATGCGCTACGGCGATTCGACCGTCGGGGCAGCGGCCGCGTACGCGGCCGTGGTGGCGCTGCTGCACCGCGAACTCACCGGAGCCGGGCAGTTCGTCGACCTGTCGGCGGTGGAGACCCTCTCGTCGATGATCGGGGACTGCCTGCTCGAGGAAGCCCTGACCGGGCGGCAACTCGCGCCCAACGGCAACCATCACCCGGACCTGTGCCCGCACGGCTGCTACCCCTGCGCGGACGGCGCCTGGATCGCGATCGCCGTCGCCGGCGACCCACAGTGGCGCGGGATGTGTGACGTGCTCGGCGCGGGAGCGCTGGCCCGAGAACGCCGCTACGCCACCATGGGCGAGCGGCGGCGCCACGCCGAATCCCTGGATGCGGACCTGTCGCGCCTCACCCGGAGCCAGGATGCCGAGCACCTCGCGCATCGCCTGCGTGCGGCGGGTGTCCCGGCCGTCAAGAGCGCCACCGCCCTCGACGTGATCGGTGATCAGCGACTGTGGGACCGCGGCCTGTATCGATTCGTCAGCGATCACCGTGAGGGCCAGCGGCCGATCGTGGGGCCGTCCTGGCGGATGGCACGTGACCCGGCGCGCATCGCTCGCGGCGCGCCGGACCTGGGCGAGCACACCGAATACGTCCTACAGGAAATACTTGGCGCATGA
- a CDS encoding SDR family NAD(P)-dependent oxidoreductase, translating into MTGTLAHTAALVTGASSGIGAATAKALAAEGAAVALLARRADRLAELKADIESAGGTALAVAADVTDAEQVSTALRRTVAEFGRLDTVVNNAGLMQSGPAAEAPLRDWDAMVAVNIQGVLYVTRAALPHLIDAAADSPRGVADLVTISSTAGWVARPNTAVYSLTKFGVNAFSEGIRQEVLGKRVRVGVVGPGTVDTEIFSHLADSSREAFERQTAGMVKLRPEDIADAVLFMVTRERRVAVNHMLVRAAEQTW; encoded by the coding sequence ATGACGGGGACACTTGCGCACACCGCGGCCCTGGTGACCGGGGCCAGCAGCGGCATCGGGGCCGCGACGGCCAAAGCGCTGGCAGCCGAAGGCGCGGCGGTGGCCCTGCTCGCGCGCCGCGCGGACCGGCTGGCCGAATTGAAGGCCGACATCGAATCCGCCGGCGGCACGGCGCTGGCCGTGGCGGCCGACGTCACCGACGCCGAGCAGGTGTCGACGGCGCTGCGGCGCACCGTCGCGGAGTTCGGCCGCCTCGACACCGTGGTGAACAACGCCGGGCTGATGCAGTCGGGGCCCGCTGCCGAGGCGCCGCTGCGGGATTGGGACGCCATGGTGGCGGTCAACATCCAGGGGGTGCTGTATGTCACCCGCGCGGCGCTCCCGCACCTGATCGACGCCGCCGCCGACTCGCCCCGGGGCGTCGCAGATCTCGTCACCATCAGTTCGACCGCCGGGTGGGTGGCCCGGCCCAACACCGCGGTGTACTCGCTGACCAAGTTCGGGGTGAACGCGTTCAGCGAGGGCATTCGCCAGGAGGTGCTCGGCAAGCGAGTGCGGGTCGGCGTGGTCGGCCCCGGAACGGTCGACACCGAGATCTTCAGCCACCTTGCCGACTCGTCGCGCGAGGCGTTCGAGCGCCAGACCGCGGGCATGGTCAAGTTGCGGCCGGAAGACATCGCCGACGCGGTGCTGTTCATGGTGACGCGGGAGCGCCGGGTTGCCGTCAATCACATGCTGGTTCGCGCGGCCGAACAGACCTGGTGA
- a CDS encoding HNH endonuclease signature motif containing protein: MSVDPEALSAAFDVIDAAVKDLIGHDCDALATREQLAMLARCEKVRRQLPAIEHPLINDLARQATPEELGGKLSHAIAEATLISRAEASRRIKEATDLGPRHGLTGEPMEPILAATAAAQRDGTLGTGQVAVIRRFFRQLPGWVDFATRAAVEADLATHGTQYRPEQLAELAHHVADCLNPDGTYTDEDRARRRGLTLGKQGPDGMSELRATITPELRATVEAVLAKLAAPGMCNPLDDTPCVDGAPSQEAIDRDARSAAQRNHDALLAANRALLASGKLGRHNGLPASIVVTTTLQELEAAAGRGLTGGGSMLPMSDVIRLARHARHYLAIFDRGKALALYHTKRLASPGQRIVLYAKDRGCSAPGCAVPGYYSEVHHVTDWVKCRRTDIDGLTFACGTHHRLLKPGGWTTRKNGKGDTEWIPPPHVDRGQPRTNTFQHPEKLLRDGDDDEP; encoded by the coding sequence GTGAGTGTTGATCCGGAGGCGTTGTCGGCGGCGTTCGACGTCATCGACGCTGCGGTCAAAGATTTGATCGGCCATGACTGTGACGCCTTGGCCACCCGCGAGCAGCTGGCCATGTTGGCGCGCTGCGAGAAGGTGCGCCGGCAGCTGCCGGCCATCGAGCATCCGCTGATCAACGACCTGGCCCGCCAGGCCACACCGGAAGAGCTCGGCGGCAAGCTGTCCCATGCGATCGCCGAGGCCACGCTGATCAGCCGCGCCGAGGCCTCCCGTCGAATCAAAGAGGCCACCGACCTGGGGCCGAGGCACGGGCTGACCGGAGAGCCGATGGAGCCGATCTTGGCCGCGACCGCCGCCGCCCAACGCGACGGCACGCTCGGCACCGGGCAGGTCGCGGTGATCCGCCGGTTCTTCCGCCAGCTTCCCGGCTGGGTGGACTTCGCCACCCGCGCCGCCGTCGAAGCCGACCTGGCCACCCACGGAACGCAATACCGCCCCGAGCAATTGGCCGAGCTCGCCCATCACGTCGCCGATTGCCTCAACCCCGACGGCACCTACACCGACGAGGACCGCGCGCGGCGCCGCGGCCTGACGCTGGGCAAGCAGGGCCCCGACGGCATGTCCGAGCTGCGCGCCACCATCACTCCCGAGCTGCGCGCCACCGTGGAGGCCGTGCTGGCCAAACTGGCCGCCCCCGGCATGTGCAACCCGCTCGACGACACCCCCTGCGTGGACGGCGCACCGAGCCAAGAGGCGATCGACCGCGACGCCCGCAGCGCGGCGCAGCGCAACCACGACGCGCTACTGGCGGCGAACCGCGCCCTGCTGGCCTCGGGAAAACTGGGCCGGCACAACGGGCTACCGGCCTCCATCGTCGTCACCACGACCTTGCAGGAGTTGGAAGCCGCCGCCGGGCGGGGCCTCACCGGCGGCGGCAGCATGCTACCGATGAGCGACGTGATCCGCCTGGCCCGCCATGCGCGCCACTATTTGGCGATCTTCGACAGAGGCAAGGCGCTGGCGCTCTATCACACCAAGCGGCTGGCCTCCCCCGGGCAGCGAATCGTGCTGTACGCAAAGGACCGTGGCTGCTCGGCACCCGGATGCGCGGTGCCCGGCTACTACTCGGAGGTGCACCACGTCACCGACTGGGTCAAATGCCGGCGCACCGACATCGACGGCCTCACCTTCGCCTGCGGGACCCACCATCGTCTGCTCAAGCCCGGCGGCTGGACCACCCGCAAGAACGGCAAGGGCGACACGGAATGGATACCGCCACCGCACGTGGATCGTGGTCAACCCAGAACCAACACCTTCCAGCACCCCGAGAAATTGCTCCGGGACGGCGACGACGACGAGCCCTAG